A single genomic interval of Eriocheir sinensis breed Jianghai 21 chromosome 33, ASM2467909v1, whole genome shotgun sequence harbors:
- the LOC127006846 gene encoding trichohyalin-like, which translates to MRKRVIAEEREMRKRLIAEEREMRKRLIAGEREMRKRVIAEEGEMRKRVIAGEREMRKRVIAEEREMRKRVIAEEREMRKRLIAEEREMRKRLIAEEREMRKRLIAEEREMRKRLIAEEREMRKRLIAEEREMRKRLIAEEREMRKRVIA; encoded by the coding sequence atgaggaagcggGTGAtagcagaggagagggagatgaggaagcggTTGAtagcagaggagagggagatgaggaagcggTTGATagcaggggagagggagatgaggaaacggGTGAtagcagaggagggggagatgaggaaACGGGTGATagcaggggagagggagatgaggaaacggGTGAtagcagaggagagggagatgaggaaacggGTGAtagcagaggagagggagatgaggaagcggTTGAtagcagaggagagggagatgaggaagcggTTGAtagcagaggagagggagatgaggaagcggTTGAtagcagaggagagggagatgaggaaacggTTGAtagcagaggagagggagatgaggaagcggTTGAtagcagaggagagggagatgaggaagcggTTGAtagcagaggagagggagatgaggaaacgtGTGATAGCAtag